A single Xenopus laevis strain J_2021 chromosome 3S, Xenopus_laevis_v10.1, whole genome shotgun sequence DNA region contains:
- the palm3.S gene encoding paralemmin-3-like isoform X1 — MGKHSVSMGENQTFSRRLHEITERRNILSEVERIQKELEQKRISLQQLKRKSLRERWLMDGVVPSPGAETDNPLFQTESKIQQLEKELESLQMQLLRLETPAAVQPEAKAIQTPFLNGEKIQTGGGQTGDAKEVAAGQANTAHRIIHEEQSTKEDHVLDQDLGTDQPIPAPRGKKADTPNEDGNSTNPELKNQDTEHQKVELADLSQEHKEQSLEPPFQIQTVEHLEKNQAHPDQEHTEQKQDGQHGILEYLTQDHQLGNPNLQHLDTYLIAEVTVKHVEKNQVHPGQEKNKDDGVLEYLSQDQQNENPNLGHLEKYLVTEITVSNPLKNISVHEQSQSTSDQNQRMETKLPSDIPQKKELECQSEGKIQTVDQGSESELLHKDHSQEKVTIDQTQDLSSSSEPKEEKPKAQDEKHDHHNESASTVHEQNEVYNVEHGQLSTQGETQKPISTSEDQTQCYMSLSNAENQDQSLALSHKQVEEIPKPDEVQSEEPSLMDQISISILQSMEQNQEGAEQTSTSVAVEELSELLSSDMMKESILMSKNLEENPSMPSTEQNQETLCQAVIIPDLKKENLDPEVMQESSSHEPAPSTIPQSSSAEGNSSPESRPLLQKSQGTDSQQGSNTATPPEESRPSKKKTCQCCVVM; from the exons tGTCAGCATGGGAGAGAATCAGACATTTAGCAGGCGCCTTCATGAAATCACG GAAAGGCGCAATATTCTCTCGGAGGTGGAGCGAATTCAGAAGGAGCTGGAACAGAAGAGGATCAGCCTACAGCAACTAAAG AGGAAATCCCTGCGAGAGCGATGGCTGATGGATGGAGTGGTCCCATCTCCCGGGGCTGAAACAGACAATCCGCTCTTCCAGACAGAAAGTAAAATACAGCAGCTGGAGAAGGAACTAGAGAG CCTCCAGATGCAGCTGCTGCGCTTAGAGACCCCTGCAGCAGTGCAGCCCGAGGCAAAAGCCATTCAG ACACCATTTCTGAATGGTGAAAAAATCCAGACGGGAGGAGGTCAAACAGGAGATGCTAAGGAAGTGGCTGCAGGTCAAGCAAACACCGCTCACAGAATCATCCATGAAGAACAGTCAACAAAGGAAGATCATGTGTTGGATCAAGACTTGGGAACAGATCAGCCCATACCGGCCCCAAGAGGAAAAAAAGCTGATACACCAAATGAAGATGGAAACTCGACAAACCCTGAGCTGAAAAACCAGGACACGGAACACCAGAAGGTTGAATTAGCAGATCTTAGCCAGGAACATAAAGAGCAAAGTCTAGAACCTCCATTCCAAATCCAAACTGTAGAACATCTTGAAAAGAATCAGGCACATCCAGACCAAGAACATACTGAGCAAAAACAGGATGGACAACATGGCATCCTAGAATATCTAACTCAAGATCACCAGCTTGGAAACCCAAATCTGCAACACCTTGATACGTATTTGATAGCTGAAGTGACTGTTAAACATGTTGAAAAGAACCAGGTGCATCCAGGCCAAGAAAAGAACAAGGATGATGGTGTCCTAGAATATCTATCTCAGGACCAGCAGAATGAAAATCCAAATCTGGGGCATCTGGAAAAATACCTGGTAACAGAAATAACAGTAAGTAAccccttaaaaaatatttcagtcCATGAGCAAAGCCAGAGTACATCTGATCAGAACCAGAGGATGGAAACAAAACTGCCAAGTGACATTCCTCAGAAGAAAGAGCTTGAGTGTCAAAGCGAGGGTAAAATACAAACTGTAGACCAAGGTTCAGAGTCTGAATTACTACATAAAGATCATAGTCAAGAAAAAGTAACCATTGACCAAACTCAAGACTTATCTTCATCAAGTGAACCAAAGGAAGAAAAACCCAAGGCCCAAGATGAAAAACACGACCACCACAATGAATCTGCATCAACAGTCCATGAGCAGAACGAGGTCTATAATGTGGAACACGGGCAACTGTCAACTCAGGGTGAAACTCAAAAGCCCATAAGTACATCAGAAGACCAAACCCAATGCTACATGTCATTATCTAATGCAGAGAACCAAGACCAAAGTTTAGCGTTGTCACATAAACAAGTAGAAGAGATTCCAAAACCAGATGAAGTTCAAAGTGAGGAGCCATCTTTAATGGACCAAATATCCATCTCGATACTGCAGTCTATGGAACAGAACCAGGAAGGTGCTGAACAGACGTCTACATCTGTAGCCGTGGAGGAGTTATCAGAACTGCTGTCCAGCGATATGATGAAGGAGTCAATACTTATGTCTAAGAATCTAGAAGAGAATCCGTCAATGCCATCCACCGAACAGAACCAGGAGACGTTGTGCCAGGCTGTGATCATCCCTGACCTTAAGAAGGAAAATTTGGATCCAGAAGTCATGCAGGAATCCTCCTCCCATGAGCCAGCACCCAGCACCATTCCACAGTCTAGCAGTGCAGAAGGAAACTCCTCCCCGGAATCCCGACCTCTTCTTCAGAAGTCACAAGGGACGGATAGCCAACAAGGAAGCAACACCGCAACTCCACCGGAGGAAAGCCGACCTTCGAAGAAGAAGACATGCCAGTGCTGTGTGGTCATGTGA
- the palm3.S gene encoding paralemmin-3-like isoform X2, producing the protein MGENQTFSRRLHEITERRNILSEVERIQKELEQKRISLQQLKRKSLRERWLMDGVVPSPGAETDNPLFQTESKIQQLEKELESLQMQLLRLETPAAVQPEAKAIQTPFLNGEKIQTGGGQTGDAKEVAAGQANTAHRIIHEEQSTKEDHVLDQDLGTDQPIPAPRGKKADTPNEDGNSTNPELKNQDTEHQKVELADLSQEHKEQSLEPPFQIQTVEHLEKNQAHPDQEHTEQKQDGQHGILEYLTQDHQLGNPNLQHLDTYLIAEVTVKHVEKNQVHPGQEKNKDDGVLEYLSQDQQNENPNLGHLEKYLVTEITVSNPLKNISVHEQSQSTSDQNQRMETKLPSDIPQKKELECQSEGKIQTVDQGSESELLHKDHSQEKVTIDQTQDLSSSSEPKEEKPKAQDEKHDHHNESASTVHEQNEVYNVEHGQLSTQGETQKPISTSEDQTQCYMSLSNAENQDQSLALSHKQVEEIPKPDEVQSEEPSLMDQISISILQSMEQNQEGAEQTSTSVAVEELSELLSSDMMKESILMSKNLEENPSMPSTEQNQETLCQAVIIPDLKKENLDPEVMQESSSHEPAPSTIPQSSSAEGNSSPESRPLLQKSQGTDSQQGSNTATPPEESRPSKKKTCQCCVVM; encoded by the exons ATGGGAGAGAATCAGACATTTAGCAGGCGCCTTCATGAAATCACG GAAAGGCGCAATATTCTCTCGGAGGTGGAGCGAATTCAGAAGGAGCTGGAACAGAAGAGGATCAGCCTACAGCAACTAAAG AGGAAATCCCTGCGAGAGCGATGGCTGATGGATGGAGTGGTCCCATCTCCCGGGGCTGAAACAGACAATCCGCTCTTCCAGACAGAAAGTAAAATACAGCAGCTGGAGAAGGAACTAGAGAG CCTCCAGATGCAGCTGCTGCGCTTAGAGACCCCTGCAGCAGTGCAGCCCGAGGCAAAAGCCATTCAG ACACCATTTCTGAATGGTGAAAAAATCCAGACGGGAGGAGGTCAAACAGGAGATGCTAAGGAAGTGGCTGCAGGTCAAGCAAACACCGCTCACAGAATCATCCATGAAGAACAGTCAACAAAGGAAGATCATGTGTTGGATCAAGACTTGGGAACAGATCAGCCCATACCGGCCCCAAGAGGAAAAAAAGCTGATACACCAAATGAAGATGGAAACTCGACAAACCCTGAGCTGAAAAACCAGGACACGGAACACCAGAAGGTTGAATTAGCAGATCTTAGCCAGGAACATAAAGAGCAAAGTCTAGAACCTCCATTCCAAATCCAAACTGTAGAACATCTTGAAAAGAATCAGGCACATCCAGACCAAGAACATACTGAGCAAAAACAGGATGGACAACATGGCATCCTAGAATATCTAACTCAAGATCACCAGCTTGGAAACCCAAATCTGCAACACCTTGATACGTATTTGATAGCTGAAGTGACTGTTAAACATGTTGAAAAGAACCAGGTGCATCCAGGCCAAGAAAAGAACAAGGATGATGGTGTCCTAGAATATCTATCTCAGGACCAGCAGAATGAAAATCCAAATCTGGGGCATCTGGAAAAATACCTGGTAACAGAAATAACAGTAAGTAAccccttaaaaaatatttcagtcCATGAGCAAAGCCAGAGTACATCTGATCAGAACCAGAGGATGGAAACAAAACTGCCAAGTGACATTCCTCAGAAGAAAGAGCTTGAGTGTCAAAGCGAGGGTAAAATACAAACTGTAGACCAAGGTTCAGAGTCTGAATTACTACATAAAGATCATAGTCAAGAAAAAGTAACCATTGACCAAACTCAAGACTTATCTTCATCAAGTGAACCAAAGGAAGAAAAACCCAAGGCCCAAGATGAAAAACACGACCACCACAATGAATCTGCATCAACAGTCCATGAGCAGAACGAGGTCTATAATGTGGAACACGGGCAACTGTCAACTCAGGGTGAAACTCAAAAGCCCATAAGTACATCAGAAGACCAAACCCAATGCTACATGTCATTATCTAATGCAGAGAACCAAGACCAAAGTTTAGCGTTGTCACATAAACAAGTAGAAGAGATTCCAAAACCAGATGAAGTTCAAAGTGAGGAGCCATCTTTAATGGACCAAATATCCATCTCGATACTGCAGTCTATGGAACAGAACCAGGAAGGTGCTGAACAGACGTCTACATCTGTAGCCGTGGAGGAGTTATCAGAACTGCTGTCCAGCGATATGATGAAGGAGTCAATACTTATGTCTAAGAATCTAGAAGAGAATCCGTCAATGCCATCCACCGAACAGAACCAGGAGACGTTGTGCCAGGCTGTGATCATCCCTGACCTTAAGAAGGAAAATTTGGATCCAGAAGTCATGCAGGAATCCTCCTCCCATGAGCCAGCACCCAGCACCATTCCACAGTCTAGCAGTGCAGAAGGAAACTCCTCCCCGGAATCCCGACCTCTTCTTCAGAAGTCACAAGGGACGGATAGCCAACAAGGAAGCAACACCGCAACTCCACCGGAGGAAAGCCGACCTTCGAAGAAGAAGACATGCCAGTGCTGTGTGGTCATGTGA